In a genomic window of Leisingera caerulea DSM 24564:
- a CDS encoding SDR family oxidoreductase: MPAAAGEAQMRALVTGAGRRLGRAMALELAARGYDVAVHYATSAQDAEETAGGIRALGRQAAVLQADLLDEAQAQALLSMAAAALGGPVTCLVNNASVFEHDTLASATRDSWDRHLNSNLRAPFVLLQAMAAQDVPLEQDPGGEPRAWGLAVNMIDQRVRKLTPEFMSYTLAKSALWTLTRTAAQALAPQIRVNAIGPGPTLQGPRQTAGQFARQRQATILQRGAGEEDITAALAYLLQAKAVTGQMICVDGGQHLAWQTPDSDGLE, encoded by the coding sequence ATGCCGGCAGCAGCAGGGGAGGCGCAGATGCGGGCATTGGTGACAGGAGCGGGCAGGCGGCTGGGCCGGGCAATGGCTTTGGAGCTGGCGGCGCGCGGCTATGATGTTGCCGTCCACTATGCAACCTCCGCCCAGGATGCCGAGGAGACTGCCGGTGGAATCCGCGCTCTGGGCCGCCAGGCGGCAGTGCTGCAGGCGGATCTTTTGGACGAGGCGCAGGCCCAGGCGCTGCTGTCCATGGCGGCGGCGGCATTGGGCGGGCCGGTAACCTGCCTGGTCAACAACGCCTCTGTGTTCGAGCACGACACGCTGGCCAGTGCCACACGGGACAGCTGGGACCGCCACCTGAACAGCAACCTGCGGGCCCCCTTCGTTCTGCTGCAGGCCATGGCGGCGCAGGATGTGCCGCTTGAGCAGGACCCAGGCGGAGAGCCGCGCGCCTGGGGGCTGGCAGTCAACATGATCGACCAGCGGGTGCGCAAGCTGACGCCTGAATTCATGAGCTACACCCTGGCCAAGTCTGCTCTGTGGACGCTGACCCGCACCGCGGCCCAGGCATTGGCGCCGCAGATCCGCGTCAATGCCATCGGCCCGGGTCCGACCCTGCAGGGGCCGCGGCAAACCGCAGGGCAATTTGCCCGCCAGCGCCAGGCCACGATTCTGCAGCGCGGCGCCGGAGAAGAGGACATCACCGCGGCGCTGGCCTATTTGCTGCAGGCAAAGGCGGTGACCGGCCAGATGATCTGCGTCGACGGCGGCCAGCACCTGGCTTGGCAGACCCCGGACAGCGACGGGCTGGAATGA
- a CDS encoding calcium/sodium antiporter has product MMPWLYSALGLVILLLAGDALVRGAVNLSLRLGVPALIVSLTIVAFGTSAPELLIAVNAVYEDADGIAMGNVVGSNTANILLVLGIPALLRALHTSECSTRRNYVFMLGASVLFIGLAFSGTFTFWSGLILLTALAGVLGVAFRDARNHRRNGNGNGCAADTDLEEIEEADPDMPYWRVGIYLLLGLIGLPLGADLLVDNASIIARLYGISETVIGLTLVAVGTSLPELATTTMAALRRQADVALGNVIGSNMFNLLAIIGIATFVGPISVDPEFLQFDLWVMLSASLLLIPFVFFKQDITRIWGIILSALYLAYMSVLF; this is encoded by the coding sequence ATGATGCCATGGCTGTATTCGGCGCTTGGTTTGGTGATTCTGCTGCTGGCGGGCGACGCGCTGGTGCGCGGCGCAGTGAACCTCAGCTTGCGGCTGGGGGTGCCTGCGCTGATCGTCAGTCTGACCATTGTGGCCTTTGGCACCTCAGCGCCGGAGCTGCTGATTGCAGTTAACGCGGTCTACGAGGATGCAGACGGCATCGCGATGGGCAATGTGGTCGGGTCCAACACCGCCAATATCCTGCTGGTGCTTGGCATCCCCGCGCTTTTGCGGGCGCTGCACACCAGCGAATGCAGCACGCGCAGGAACTATGTCTTCATGCTGGGCGCCTCGGTGCTGTTCATTGGTCTGGCCTTCAGCGGCACTTTCACCTTTTGGTCCGGCCTGATCCTGCTGACCGCACTGGCCGGGGTGCTGGGCGTGGCCTTCCGCGACGCGCGCAACCACCGCCGCAACGGTAATGGCAACGGCTGCGCCGCGGATACAGACCTGGAAGAGATCGAGGAAGCCGATCCGGACATGCCGTATTGGCGCGTCGGCATTTACCTGCTGCTGGGCCTGATCGGCCTGCCGCTGGGCGCCGACCTGCTGGTCGACAACGCCTCGATCATCGCGCGTCTTTACGGGATCAGCGAAACCGTGATCGGCCTGACCCTTGTGGCGGTTGGCACCTCGCTGCCGGAACTGGCCACCACCACGATGGCGGCACTGCGCCGTCAGGCGGATGTGGCGCTGGGCAACGTGATCGGCTCCAATATGTTCAACCTGCTGGCCATCATTGGCATTGCCACATTTGTCGGCCCGATCAGTGTCGACCCTGAGTTCCTGCAATTCGACCTTTGGGTGATGCTCTCCGCCTCGCTGCTGCTGATCCCTTTTGTGTTCTTCAAACAGGATATCACGCGGATCTGGGGAATTATCCTCAGCGCGCTCTATCTGGCGTATATGTCCGTCCTGTTCTAA
- a CDS encoding S49 family peptidase — translation MRFHLPFLKRQPLVAVVRLNGAIGMPGRGSLSDAALTPILERAFRKGKPAAVALEINSPGGSPVQSSLIGARIRRLAEELDIPVYAFVEDVAASGGYWLAAAADEIWADASSVLGSVGVISAGFGAHVLLARQGVERRVYTAGESKSMLDPFRPENPEDVQRLKVILNDIHANFIDHVTERRGAKLKSDENLFTGEIWLARRAEELGLIDGIGHLKPKMQERYGEKVRFRRYGLKKPFWSRFGMRMAQDALAGIEERAEYARFGL, via the coding sequence ATGAGATTTCACCTGCCTTTCCTGAAAAGACAGCCGCTGGTGGCGGTGGTGCGCCTGAATGGCGCCATCGGCATGCCCGGCCGCGGCTCGCTCAGCGATGCTGCGCTGACCCCGATCCTGGAACGTGCCTTCCGCAAGGGCAAACCTGCCGCGGTCGCGCTGGAGATCAACTCCCCCGGCGGCTCGCCGGTGCAAAGCTCGCTGATCGGAGCCCGCATCCGCCGCCTGGCTGAGGAACTGGATATCCCGGTCTATGCCTTCGTCGAGGACGTTGCGGCCTCGGGCGGCTACTGGCTGGCGGCCGCTGCGGATGAGATATGGGCTGACGCCAGCTCGGTGCTGGGCTCGGTCGGGGTGATCTCCGCCGGCTTTGGCGCCCATGTGCTGCTGGCCCGTCAGGGCGTGGAGCGCCGCGTCTATACCGCCGGCGAAAGCAAATCCATGCTGGACCCGTTCCGCCCGGAAAACCCCGAGGACGTGCAGCGCCTCAAGGTGATCCTGAACGACATCCACGCAAATTTCATCGACCATGTCACCGAACGCCGCGGCGCCAAGCTGAAATCGGACGAGAATCTGTTCACCGGAGAGATCTGGCTGGCGCGGCGGGCTGAAGAGCTGGGGCTGATCGACGGTATCGGTCACCTGAAACCCAAGATGCAGGAGCGTTATGGCGAGAAGGTCCGCTTCCGCCGCTACGGCCTGAAAAAGCCGTTCTGGAGCCGGTTCGGCATGCGGATGGCTCAGGACGCGCTGGCCGGGATCGAGGAACGTGCCGAATACGCGCGTTTCGGGCTCTGA
- a CDS encoding ABC transporter permease produces MNWTAVATIYKAEMARFWRTFLQSFISPVLSTSLYFVVFGSAIGSRIQEVDGVEYGAFIVPGLVMLSVITQSISNASFGIYFPKFIGNIYEILSAPINFLEVVAGFAGAAATKSLFIGVVILCTASLFVDLSVQHPVAMVAFLVLTCLSFSLMGFIIGIWAGNFEQLQLVPLLVVTPLVFLGGSFYSISMLPPVWQTITLFNPVVYLVSGFRWAFFGQADVPVLLSLCAIGGFTLACMAVIWWIFKTGWRIRA; encoded by the coding sequence ATGAATTGGACCGCGGTTGCCACTATCTACAAGGCGGAAATGGCGCGGTTCTGGCGCACCTTTCTGCAAAGCTTCATCTCGCCGGTACTGTCCACCTCGCTGTATTTCGTAGTGTTCGGCAGCGCCATAGGCAGCCGGATCCAAGAGGTCGACGGGGTCGAATACGGCGCCTTCATCGTGCCGGGGCTGGTGATGCTGTCGGTGATCACCCAGAGCATTTCCAACGCCTCCTTCGGGATCTACTTCCCCAAGTTCATCGGCAACATCTATGAGATCCTCTCGGCGCCGATTAACTTCCTGGAAGTCGTCGCAGGCTTCGCCGGGGCTGCGGCGACCAAATCGCTGTTCATCGGCGTGGTGATCCTGTGCACCGCCTCGCTGTTCGTGGATCTTTCGGTGCAGCACCCCGTTGCAATGGTTGCTTTCCTGGTCCTGACCTGCCTCAGCTTCTCGCTGATGGGGTTCATCATCGGAATCTGGGCCGGCAATTTCGAGCAGCTGCAACTGGTGCCGCTGCTGGTGGTGACGCCGCTGGTGTTCCTGGGCGGGTCTTTCTACTCGATTTCGATGCTGCCGCCGGTCTGGCAGACAATTACGCTGTTCAACCCGGTGGTCTATCTGGTGTCGGGCTTCCGCTGGGCATTCTTCGGTCAGGCGGATGTGCCGGTTCTGCTGAGCCTTTGCGCGATAGGCGGCTTTACCCTCGCCTGTATGGCGGTGATCTGGTGGATTTTCAAAACCGGCTGGCGCATCCGCGCCTGA
- a CDS encoding ABC transporter ATP-binding protein has translation MTAILSIRDLRKIYDGGFEALKGVSLDIEEGEILALLGPNGAGKTTLISTICGITTATSGSVSVGGFDNVSQFRAARALIGLVPQEITLEPFTKVLDTVTFSRGLFGKSANSELVGSILRKLSLWEKRDSRIMDLSGGMKRRVLIAKALAHEPRILFLDEPTAGVDVELRKDMWEIVRELKADGVTIILTTHYIEEAEAIADRVGVITGGELLLVEEKDRLMARMGQKQLEVQLTEPVREVPEALSQHNLQLVNGGGGLLYTYDTRAERTGITTLLNDVAQAGLVLSDVQTRESSLEDIFVGLVSGGPASKGSASGDAA, from the coding sequence ATGACGGCCATCCTCTCCATCCGCGATCTGCGCAAAATTTACGATGGCGGTTTCGAGGCGCTGAAAGGCGTCTCGCTCGACATTGAAGAGGGGGAAATCCTTGCCCTTCTTGGCCCCAATGGCGCGGGAAAAACAACCCTGATTTCAACCATCTGCGGCATCACAACCGCGACGTCAGGCAGCGTCAGCGTGGGCGGTTTCGACAACGTTTCCCAGTTCCGCGCGGCCAGGGCGCTGATCGGGCTGGTGCCGCAGGAGATCACCCTGGAGCCCTTCACCAAGGTGCTGGACACGGTCACATTCTCCCGCGGCCTGTTCGGCAAATCCGCCAATTCAGAACTGGTCGGGAGCATTCTGCGCAAGCTGTCGCTCTGGGAAAAACGGGACAGCCGCATCATGGATCTTTCGGGCGGCATGAAGCGGCGGGTGCTGATCGCCAAGGCGCTGGCGCATGAGCCGCGCATCCTGTTTCTGGATGAACCCACCGCCGGCGTGGACGTCGAGCTGCGCAAGGACATGTGGGAGATTGTCCGCGAGCTGAAGGCAGATGGTGTCACCATCATCCTGACCACCCATTACATAGAGGAAGCCGAGGCGATTGCCGACCGGGTGGGCGTAATCACCGGCGGCGAGCTGCTGCTGGTCGAGGAGAAGGACCGGCTGATGGCCCGGATGGGGCAGAAACAGCTGGAGGTGCAGCTGACCGAACCAGTCAGGGAGGTCCCGGAGGCGCTGTCGCAGCATAATCTGCAACTGGTCAACGGCGGCGGCGGGCTGCTTTACACCTATGACACGCGGGCGGAGCGGACCGGCATCACAACGCTGCTGAACGATGTGGCGCAGGCCGGGCTGGTGCTGTCGGATGTGCAGACGCGGGAGTCCAGCCTGGAGGACATCTTTGTCGGTCTTGTTTCCGGCGGGCCAGCGTCAAAAGGCTCAGCTTCGGGAGACGCAGCATGA
- a CDS encoding CoxG family protein: MQMSDQKEIAADPATVYAALLTPEVLQACVPGAQDVTGTPEDGFEATVTQKVGPVKATFKGQVTLSDLVENKRLTISGEGKGGAAGFAKGGAIVTLEPSEAGTLLSYDVEAKVGGKLAQLGSRIIDGFAKKMADQFFANLQAHLAPESAAGDEGEAPEDGEKKGWFSKVTGRS, encoded by the coding sequence ATGCAGATGAGTGACCAGAAGGAAATCGCCGCCGATCCCGCAACCGTCTATGCGGCGCTGCTGACGCCTGAGGTGCTGCAGGCCTGCGTGCCGGGGGCGCAGGATGTGACCGGTACCCCGGAAGACGGATTCGAAGCCACTGTCACTCAGAAGGTCGGCCCGGTCAAAGCCACCTTCAAGGGGCAGGTCACCCTATCGGACCTGGTTGAAAACAAGAGGCTGACCATCAGCGGTGAGGGCAAGGGCGGGGCGGCCGGCTTTGCCAAGGGCGGTGCCATCGTAACGCTGGAACCTTCGGAAGCCGGCACGCTGCTGTCCTATGATGTCGAAGCCAAGGTCGGCGGTAAGCTGGCGCAGCTGGGCAGCCGGATCATCGACGGCTTTGCCAAGAAGATGGCGGACCAGTTTTTTGCCAACCTGCAGGCGCATCTGGCACCGGAGAGCGCGGCGGGTGACGAAGGCGAAGCACCGGAGGACGGCGAAAAGAAAGGATGGTTCAGCAAGGTGACCGGCCGCAGCTGA
- a CDS encoding NAD(P)-dependent oxidoreductase, whose product MKIILFGATGDAGSAALRAAVARGHQVTAVSRQPQALSVLSPLVTPQPLDLLADPQAAAVAARGHDLAVSALRPPAGREADLVPLTRAALDAARLAGIPVLVTGGAATLKLADGSGHTVLSAPGFLPESVRPIAEACAAQDALLEAETETEWTCLRPPALLTEGPQTGRYRFGTDTLVTDADGVSQISFADFGAALLDLAENPRGIRQRLTVAWGAPAPALAAG is encoded by the coding sequence ATGAAGATCATTCTCTTTGGCGCAACCGGTGATGCAGGCAGCGCAGCCCTGAGGGCGGCGGTGGCGCGCGGCCATCAGGTGACGGCGGTGTCCCGGCAGCCGCAAGCGCTGTCTGTGCTCAGCCCCCTGGTCACCCCGCAGCCGCTGGATTTGCTCGCCGATCCGCAAGCCGCGGCAGTGGCTGCCCGGGGACACGACCTGGCGGTCAGCGCGCTGCGGCCGCCCGCGGGACGAGAAGCCGATCTGGTACCGCTGACACGGGCAGCGCTCGACGCCGCCCGGCTGGCAGGCATTCCGGTGCTGGTGACTGGCGGCGCCGCGACGCTGAAGCTGGCCGACGGCAGCGGCCACACCGTGCTGAGCGCGCCAGGGTTCCTCCCCGAAAGCGTCCGCCCGATTGCCGAGGCCTGCGCCGCGCAGGACGCGCTGCTGGAAGCGGAGACCGAAACGGAATGGACCTGCCTGCGCCCGCCCGCGCTGCTGACAGAGGGCCCGCAGACCGGCCGCTACCGGTTCGGCACCGATACGCTGGTCACGGATGCGGACGGCGTCTCCCAAATCTCTTTTGCCGATTTCGGCGCAGCCCTGCTGGATCTGGCGGAAAACCCGCGCGGCATCCGGCAACGGCTGACCGTCGCCTGGGGCGCTCCCGCCCCCGCCCTGGCGGCCGGCTGA
- a CDS encoding crotonase/enoyl-CoA hydratase family protein, protein MSTVLYERDGRIARITLNRPDVMNAINDEMPRDLAAAVAQADADPQVHVMVLSGAGKGFCAGYDLTYYAEGNGSGEVTQPMPWDPIKDYRFMWENTQAFMSLWRAAKPVICKVHGFAVAGGSDIALCADLTIMAEDAEIGYMPARVWGCPTTAMWVYRLGAERAKRMLFTGDRISGKEAAEMGLVLKAVPAAQLDDAVEEMAARMATVPVNQLAMQKLVINQAIEQTGLMQTQRLATIFDGITRHSPEGLNFKARAEEAGWKQAVQERDQGTYDWTANESLPRRNR, encoded by the coding sequence ATGTCCACGGTACTGTATGAGAGAGACGGCCGGATCGCGCGGATCACGCTGAACCGGCCTGACGTGATGAATGCCATCAATGACGAGATGCCGCGGGATCTGGCCGCAGCGGTGGCGCAGGCGGACGCGGACCCGCAGGTGCATGTGATGGTCCTGTCCGGCGCGGGCAAAGGGTTCTGCGCGGGCTATGATCTGACCTATTACGCCGAGGGCAACGGCAGCGGCGAGGTAACCCAGCCGATGCCTTGGGACCCCATCAAAGACTACCGCTTTATGTGGGAGAACACTCAGGCGTTCATGTCCCTGTGGCGGGCGGCCAAGCCGGTGATCTGCAAGGTTCATGGCTTTGCGGTTGCGGGCGGGTCGGATATTGCCCTGTGCGCGGACTTGACGATCATGGCGGAGGATGCGGAGATCGGCTACATGCCCGCGCGCGTCTGGGGCTGTCCGACGACGGCGATGTGGGTCTACCGGCTGGGCGCGGAGCGGGCCAAGCGGATGCTGTTCACCGGCGACCGGATCAGCGGCAAGGAGGCGGCGGAGATGGGGCTGGTTCTGAAGGCTGTGCCTGCGGCGCAGCTGGACGATGCGGTCGAGGAGATGGCTGCGCGGATGGCGACGGTGCCGGTCAATCAGCTGGCAATGCAGAAACTTGTGATCAACCAGGCGATTGAGCAGACCGGGTTGATGCAGACCCAGCGGCTGGCGACGATCTTTGACGGCATCACCCGGCACTCGCCGGAAGGGCTGAACTTCAAGGCCAGGGCGGAAGAGGCGGGCTGGAAGCAAGCGGTGCAGGAGCGGGATCAGGGCACTTACGACTGGACCGCCAACGAGAGCCTCCCCAGACGCAACCGTTGA
- the pobA gene encoding 4-hydroxybenzoate 3-monooxygenase: MSTHQTQVVIIGGGPSGLLLSQLLHRKGISSIVLEKHTREHVLGRIRAGVLEHGFVNLMREAGCGARMDREGEIHEGFHIAHQGQLDRIDLAKHTGGDTVMVYGQTEVTRDLYEARDAMGGTVIHEAQNVQPHALRDVHPFVTWEQNGEAQRAECDFIVGADGFHGVSRKSIPSDVLKEYEKVYPFGWLGVLSETPPVAEELIYARHERGFALCSLRSRVLSRYYIQVPLTDRVEDWSDAAFWQELKRRLPEKVAAGLQTGPSIEKSIAPLRSFVAEPMRYGNLFLAGDAAHIVPPTGAKGLNLAASDIHYLYHGFLDHYLKGDSAGLDGYSEKALARVWKAERFSWWMTNLLHRAPEGSETDLRLQRADLDYLFSSDAAQASLAENYVGLPY; encoded by the coding sequence ATGTCCACGCATCAGACGCAGGTTGTCATCATCGGCGGCGGGCCTTCGGGGCTGCTGCTGTCGCAGCTTTTGCACCGCAAGGGGATCAGCTCCATCGTGCTGGAAAAGCACACGCGGGAGCACGTGCTGGGCCGCATCCGGGCAGGCGTGCTGGAGCATGGTTTCGTCAATCTGATGCGGGAGGCGGGCTGCGGTGCGCGGATGGACCGGGAGGGCGAGATCCACGAAGGCTTCCATATCGCCCATCAGGGCCAGCTGGACCGGATCGACCTGGCAAAGCACACCGGCGGCGACACGGTGATGGTTTACGGCCAGACCGAAGTGACCCGCGACCTCTATGAGGCGCGGGATGCAATGGGCGGGACGGTGATCCACGAGGCGCAGAACGTGCAGCCTCATGCGCTGAGGGACGTGCATCCCTTTGTGACCTGGGAGCAGAATGGAGAGGCGCAGCGGGCCGAGTGCGACTTCATCGTCGGCGCCGATGGCTTCCATGGGGTCAGCCGCAAGTCGATCCCGTCAGATGTTCTGAAGGAATACGAGAAGGTCTATCCCTTTGGCTGGCTTGGGGTTCTGTCGGAAACGCCGCCGGTGGCGGAAGAGCTGATCTACGCCCGCCATGAACGCGGCTTTGCCCTGTGCTCGCTGCGCAGCCGGGTGCTGAGCCGCTATTACATCCAGGTGCCGCTAACCGACCGGGTGGAGGACTGGAGCGATGCGGCCTTCTGGCAAGAGCTGAAGCGCCGTCTGCCGGAGAAGGTCGCGGCAGGCCTGCAGACCGGCCCGTCGATCGAGAAATCCATCGCCCCCTTGCGCAGCTTCGTGGCGGAGCCGATGCGCTATGGCAACCTGTTCCTGGCGGGGGACGCAGCCCACATCGTGCCGCCCACCGGCGCCAAGGGGCTGAACCTGGCGGCTTCGGACATCCATTATCTCTACCACGGGTTCCTGGATCATTATCTGAAAGGCGACAGCGCGGGGCTTGACGGCTATTCGGAAAAGGCGCTGGCGCGGGTCTGGAAGGCGGAGCGCTTCAGCTGGTGGATGACCAATCTGCTGCACCGCGCGCCGGAGGGCAGCGAGACCGACCTGCGGCTGCAGCGGGCGGATTTGGACTATCTGTTCTCATCGGATGCGGCGCAGGCGTCGCTGGCGGAGAATTACGTCGGGCTGCCGTACTAG
- a CDS encoding helix-turn-helix domain-containing protein, which translates to MSQSARIDSYNLFGETAELADVLHVETIRARSELHDWELRPHRHARLHQLLVLISGDGAADLDGNRHSLPPPCLINVPRGVVHGFRFGSGTGGWVITLTSDLLDQNLTPGEGVRAPLDLPAVLPLPQGMQDLAERLFHEYRAKAFGRAQMLRGLALSLTALAARTVAAGQDTGVQSQGSTLYARFEALVERDFRLRRPLAEYADELAVSPTHLNRIAHQATGQPASALVNARVLREARRLLIYTNLTAAQIAYELGFNDPAHFSRVFAKGTGMPPRKFRQQLAGSG; encoded by the coding sequence ATGTCACAGTCAGCCCGCATCGACAGCTACAACCTGTTTGGCGAAACCGCCGAACTGGCCGATGTTCTGCATGTGGAGACTATTCGCGCCAGATCAGAGCTGCACGATTGGGAATTGCGGCCCCACCGGCACGCCAGGCTGCATCAGCTTCTGGTACTGATCAGTGGGGACGGAGCGGCGGATCTTGACGGAAACAGACATAGCCTCCCCCCGCCCTGCCTGATCAACGTGCCCCGCGGCGTGGTGCATGGTTTCCGGTTTGGCAGCGGCACCGGCGGCTGGGTGATCACCCTGACCTCCGACCTGCTGGACCAGAACCTGACACCGGGCGAAGGGGTGCGCGCGCCGCTGGATCTGCCCGCTGTTCTGCCGCTGCCCCAAGGGATGCAGGATCTGGCGGAAAGACTGTTCCATGAATACCGCGCCAAGGCATTCGGACGGGCACAGATGCTGCGCGGACTGGCGCTCAGCCTCACAGCCTTGGCAGCCCGTACCGTGGCTGCAGGGCAGGACACCGGCGTACAGTCGCAGGGCAGCACGCTGTATGCCCGGTTCGAAGCGCTGGTCGAGCGCGACTTCCGCCTGCGCCGCCCGCTGGCGGAGTACGCAGATGAGCTGGCAGTATCACCGACCCATCTGAACCGGATCGCCCATCAGGCCACCGGCCAGCCGGCCTCGGCGCTGGTCAATGCGCGGGTGCTGCGGGAGGCGCGGCGGCTGCTGATCTACACCAATCTGACCGCGGCGCAGATCGCCTATGAGCTGGGCTTCAACGACCCGGCCCATTTCAGCCGCGTCTTTGCCAAAGGCACGGGAATGCCGCCACGGAAATTCCGCCAGCAGCTTGCCGGAAGCGGCTGA
- a CDS encoding CaiB/BaiF CoA transferase family protein translates to MLQGIRILEVEGLGPGPFAAMTLADLGAEVICVHRPYTGRTPGMPENSLLDRGKRSVTLDLKDPEDAETFLKLAKTAHGLIEGFRPGVMERLGLGPEDCHAVNPGLVYGRMTGWGQDSPLAHAAGHDLNYISLSGALWYASAPGDTPLTPATLVGDIGGGAMYLVAGMLAGILKAGTTGEGCVVDAAIYDGSAHMMNLLMSIRQAGNFGVTRGANLLDGPHWSRAYACADGGYVSVQCLEPKFYALFLEKLGLAEDAEFQRQFEKTKWPALTGRLAGIFASQPRDHWAALFEASDACVAPVLNPEEALAHAMNARGTWVEDQGVLQAAPAPRFSGQPDWQPPEIPHRGQHTREILAELGRK, encoded by the coding sequence ATGCTGCAAGGGATCCGCATTCTAGAAGTCGAGGGCCTGGGGCCAGGCCCATTTGCCGCGATGACACTGGCTGACCTCGGGGCGGAGGTGATCTGCGTGCACCGCCCGTACACCGGGCGTACACCAGGGATGCCGGAAAACTCGCTGTTGGACCGGGGCAAGCGGTCGGTCACGCTGGACCTTAAGGACCCGGAGGACGCCGAAACCTTCCTGAAACTTGCCAAAACCGCACATGGGCTGATCGAAGGGTTCCGCCCCGGCGTTATGGAGCGGCTTGGGCTGGGGCCCGAAGACTGCCACGCGGTGAACCCAGGCCTGGTCTATGGCCGGATGACCGGCTGGGGGCAGGACAGCCCGCTGGCCCATGCGGCGGGGCATGACCTCAATTACATCTCGCTGTCGGGCGCCCTGTGGTACGCCTCCGCCCCAGGCGATACGCCGCTGACGCCCGCAACACTGGTCGGTGATATCGGCGGCGGCGCGATGTATCTGGTTGCCGGCATGCTGGCGGGCATTCTGAAGGCCGGGACCACCGGCGAGGGATGTGTGGTGGATGCGGCGATCTATGACGGCTCGGCCCATATGATGAACCTGCTGATGAGCATCCGCCAGGCCGGAAACTTTGGCGTCACACGTGGAGCAAACCTGCTCGACGGGCCGCACTGGAGCCGCGCTTACGCCTGCGCCGATGGCGGCTATGTCTCTGTGCAATGTCTGGAGCCGAAGTTCTATGCGCTGTTTTTGGAGAAACTGGGGCTGGCGGAAGACGCGGAATTTCAGCGGCAGTTTGAAAAAACCAAGTGGCCCGCCCTGACCGGCCGCCTTGCCGGGATTTTTGCCAGCCAGCCGCGTGATCACTGGGCGGCGCTGTTCGAGGCATCGGACGCTTGCGTCGCCCCGGTGCTAAACCCGGAGGAGGCTTTGGCGCATGCGATGAACGCGCGCGGCACATGGGTTGAAGATCAAGGCGTGCTGCAAGCCGCCCCTGCCCCGCGGTTTTCCGGCCAACCCGACTGGCAGCCGCCGGAAATCCCGCATCGCGGCCAGCACACAAGGGAAATCCTGGCGGAACTGGGCCGGAAATAG
- the hemE gene encoding uroporphyrinogen decarboxylase, whose translation MAGQKKLLRALAGEKQDVPPIWMMRQAGRYLPEYRATRAEAGDFLSLCYNSDLAAEVTLQPIRRYGFDAAILFADILLVPQALGADLWFVTGEGPRLSTITTEADFAKLGPASDIHETLNPIYETVRILSRELPAETTLIGFAGAPWTVATYMIAGRGTPDQGPAHALREENTALFEALLARITEATIDYLSKQIEAGAEVVKIFDSWAGSLKGEAFQKYALEPCRQITQALKERHPGTPVIGFPREAGENYVGFAKATGVDCVALDNSVDPEWAAANVQVDGCVQGNLASRHMVTGGQDLVDDTRRIVEAFRNGPHIFNLGHGITPDADPDNVQLMIDTVRGS comes from the coding sequence ATGGCCGGACAAAAGAAGCTGCTGCGCGCATTGGCGGGTGAAAAACAGGATGTGCCCCCGATCTGGATGATGCGCCAGGCGGGCCGCTACCTGCCGGAATACCGCGCCACGCGGGCCGAGGCCGGGGATTTCCTGTCGCTTTGCTACAACTCCGATCTGGCCGCCGAGGTGACGCTGCAGCCGATCCGCCGCTATGGCTTTGACGCAGCAATCCTGTTTGCCGATATCCTCTTGGTGCCGCAGGCGCTGGGCGCCGACCTGTGGTTCGTGACCGGCGAAGGCCCGCGGCTGTCGACCATCACCACCGAGGCGGATTTTGCCAAGCTGGGCCCGGCGTCCGATATCCACGAGACGCTGAACCCGATCTATGAAACCGTCCGCATCCTGTCGCGCGAACTGCCCGCGGAAACCACGCTGATCGGTTTTGCCGGCGCGCCCTGGACCGTTGCAACCTATATGATCGCGGGCCGCGGCACTCCGGACCAGGGGCCCGCGCACGCGCTGCGCGAGGAAAACACCGCCCTGTTCGAGGCTCTCTTGGCGCGGATCACCGAGGCGACCATTGATTACCTGTCCAAACAGATTGAGGCTGGCGCCGAAGTCGTCAAGATCTTCGACAGCTGGGCCGGGTCGCTCAAGGGCGAGGCGTTCCAGAAATACGCGCTTGAGCCCTGCCGCCAGATTACCCAGGCGCTGAAAGAACGGCACCCGGGCACCCCCGTGATCGGTTTCCCGCGGGAGGCTGGCGAAAATTATGTGGGATTTGCCAAGGCAACCGGCGTGGATTGTGTGGCGCTGGACAACTCGGTGGATCCGGAATGGGCTGCCGCTAATGTGCAGGTGGACGGCTGCGTGCAGGGCAACCTGGCCTCGCGCCACATGGTGACCGGCGGGCAGGATCTGGTGGACGACACGCGCCGCATCGTCGAAGCCTTCAGGAATGGCCCGCATATCTTCAACCTGGGCCACGGCATCACCCCGGATGCGGACCCGGACAATGTGCAACTGATGATCGACACGGTCAGGGGCAGCTGA